A window from Leifsonia shinshuensis encodes these proteins:
- a CDS encoding extracellular solute-binding protein, giving the protein MIAHKSARLVGAAVLAAAVIGGVAACSGSGSGSGSGSSAGGTYTFWDPYPQFDASADWTKLVEQCGTEAGVTVKRTGYDTSDLTNKALLAGQQGSSPDLLLVDNPVVSTLAEAGILTSTSENKLDTGDIQKNILAAGQLDGKTYGVPIGANTLALYYNKSVLNAAGVDISTVKDWSSLTDALAKVTAAGKKGITFSAIGTEEGSFQFLPWFWGSGADLKHLDSAKATQALTLWTDWVKKGYAPNSVINNTQTTSWQEFATGDFAFGENGTWQLGNVKKAGIDYGILTIPGADGSAAPAPTGGEFMTLPVQKDTARYATSKKIAECLTSTKSFVKTDTTLSYIAPTEAAQKEQVAANPELKPWVDAVAAAKGRTSDNLGTKYPKISQQLWGAVQNALSGSQSPEAALKAAQSAAEAATK; this is encoded by the coding sequence GTGATCGCACACAAGAGCGCCCGCCTGGTGGGCGCGGCGGTTCTCGCCGCAGCCGTCATCGGCGGCGTCGCGGCCTGCTCGGGCTCCGGCTCGGGCTCCGGCTCCGGCAGCAGCGCCGGCGGCACCTACACGTTCTGGGACCCGTACCCGCAGTTCGACGCCTCGGCCGACTGGACGAAGCTGGTCGAGCAGTGCGGCACGGAGGCCGGCGTCACCGTCAAGCGCACCGGCTACGACACCAGCGACCTGACGAACAAGGCGCTGCTGGCCGGACAGCAGGGCAGCTCCCCCGACCTGCTGCTCGTCGACAACCCCGTGGTTTCGACGCTGGCCGAGGCCGGCATCCTCACCAGTACGTCCGAGAACAAGCTCGACACCGGCGACATCCAGAAGAACATCCTCGCCGCCGGGCAGCTCGACGGGAAGACGTACGGCGTGCCGATCGGCGCGAACACCCTGGCGCTCTACTACAACAAGAGCGTGCTCAACGCCGCCGGTGTCGACATCTCCACCGTGAAGGACTGGAGCAGCCTCACCGACGCCCTGGCCAAGGTCACCGCCGCCGGCAAGAAGGGCATCACCTTCTCGGCGATCGGCACCGAGGAGGGGAGCTTCCAGTTCCTGCCCTGGTTCTGGGGATCCGGCGCGGATCTGAAGCACCTCGACTCCGCCAAGGCGACCCAGGCGCTGACGCTCTGGACGGACTGGGTCAAGAAGGGCTACGCGCCCAACTCGGTGATCAACAACACCCAGACCACGTCGTGGCAGGAGTTCGCGACCGGCGACTTCGCGTTCGGCGAGAACGGCACCTGGCAGCTCGGGAACGTCAAGAAGGCCGGCATCGACTACGGCATCCTGACGATCCCCGGGGCCGACGGCAGCGCGGCCCCCGCTCCGACGGGCGGCGAGTTCATGACGCTCCCCGTCCAGAAGGACACCGCCCGGTACGCCACCTCGAAGAAGATCGCCGAGTGCCTGACGAGCACGAAGAGCTTCGTGAAGACCGACACGACCCTCTCGTACATCGCGCCGACCGAGGCCGCCCAGAAGGAGCAGGTCGCCGCGAACCCCGAGCTGAAGCCGTGGGTGGATGCGGTGGCCGCCGCCAAGGGCCGCACCAGCGACAACCTGGGCACGAAGTACCCGAAGATCTCGCAGCAGCTGTGGGGCGCCGTGCAGAACGCTCTCAGCGGTTCGCAGTCCCCCGAGGCGGCGCTGAAGGCCGCGCAGAGCGCGGCAGAGGCCGCCACCAAGTAA